CGCCCAGGCCGCGCTCGCCGAGCAGGACAAGAACCTCGGCACCCTCCAGGCCCAGCTCGCGGCCCTCCAGGACCAGACCGCGAAGACGGTCGCCGACTACCAGGCCGGCGTCGAAGCCGCCCGCAAGGCCGAGGAGGCGCGCCAGGCCGCCCTCGCCGAAGAACGCCGCAAGCAGGCCGAAGCCGAAGCGGCCGCCAACGCCGGGAACGGCGGCGGAGGAGGCGGTGGTGGTGGCGGAGGCGGCGGCGGTGGCGGCGGTTCCGCCGGCACGGATGGGTGGGTGCGCCCGGCATCCGGCTACATCAGCTCGTGGTTCGGCAACCGCGGCACCATCTGCGGCCCCGGAGGCTGCGTCACCGGGCACCGCGGCATCGATTTCGCCACCGCCTGCTGGTCGCCGATCTACGCCGCCGCGTCGGGCCGGGTCGTCTACGCCGGCTGGGGCGACGGCTGGGGCAACTACGTCAAGGTCGACCACGGCGGCGGCGTCATCACCGGCTACGCCCACATCGTCGACGGCGGCTACAACGTCAGCTACGGCCAGTGGGTCAACGCGGGCGACGTCATCGCGTACGTCGGCAACACCGGGGTCTCGACCGGCTGCCACCTGCACTTCGAGGTCTACTGGCAGGGCGTGCGCATCGACCCGGCACCCGTGCTCTACGACCACGGCATCAACGTCTACTGACGAGTGCTGCAACGCAGAAGAGCGGATGCCGACCGGCATCCGCTCTTCGCGTGTGAGACCGGGTCTCAGATGGTCTTGGGGGCGTGGCCCTCACCCTGGGTGGCGGTCTGCGCACCCTCGTCCTGGAAGCGCTGGAACGCCTCGGCGACCAGGCGCTCGGCCTCTTCGGCGCCGGCCCACTGGTCGACCTTGACCCACTTGCCGGGCTCGAGGTCCTTGTAGTGCTCGAAGAAGTGGCCGATCTCGCCCTTGGTCCACTCGTCGAGGTCGTCGACGTCCTGGATGTGCGCCCAGCGCGGGTCCTTCGCGAGCACCGCCACGACCTTGTCGTCGCCGCCGGCCTCGTCGAGCATCTTCAGCACGGCGACCGGGCGCACCTTGGCCATGACACCCGGGTACAGGTCGCGATCGAGCAGCAGCAGCACGTCGAGCGGGTCGCCGTCCTCGCCGAGGGTGTCCTCGAAGAAGCCGTAGTTCGCGGGGTAGCCCATCGGCGTGAACAGCACGCGGTCCAGGAACACCCGGCCGGTGCCGTGGTCGACCTCGTACTTCACGCGGCTGCCGCGCGGAATCTCGATGACGGCGTCGTATGCGCCCATGCTGGTTCTCCTTCGGAGGGTCTGGTGGATGCCGGCATCCAGCCTAGTCGGCAGGCTCGCAGTCGCTAGCGTGGATGCCGTGGACCACCGCCCCAGCCTCGACCCCGCCGTCGCCGAGATCCGTCGGGCGGTGCGCGCCGTCCTCGCGACGGTCTCCGGTCCCGTGCTGGTGGGGCTGTCCGGCGGCGCCGACTCGCTCGCGCTCGCCGACGCGGTCGCGTTCGAGGCGCCGAAAGCCGGGGTCACGGCATCCGCGGCGATCATCGACCACGGTCTGCAGGCGGGATCCGACCGCGTCGCCGCCCGCGCGGCCGCCGTCGCGGAGGAGCGGGGCCTGCCCGCCCGCGTCATCCGCGTCGAGGTCGGTGCGGAGGGTGGGCCCGAGGCCGCCGCCCGCGATGCCCGCCGCGCCGCCCTGCTCGCCGCCGCGAAGGATGCCGGGGCCGAAGCGATCCTGCTCGCCCACACCCTCGACGACCAGGCCGAGACCGTGCTTGTGGGTCTCGCTCGCGGATCCGGGGCCGCGAGCCTCGGGGGCATGTCGCCCGACCGGGTCGAAGACGGCATCCGCATCCTGCGTCCCCTGCTCGACGTGCGCCGTGCAACCACCCGCGCCGCTTGCACCGCGGCGGGCCTGCCGCCGTGGGAGGACCCGCACAATCTCGACCGCCGGTTCCTGCGTGTTCGCGTGCGCCAAGACGTCATGCCCGTGCTCGAAGCCGAGCTCGGCCCCGGCGTCGCCGAGGCGCTCGCCCGCACGAGCGATCAGCTGCGTGAGGATGCCGCCGCCTTCGCCGAGATGATCGACGAGACGATCGAAGACATCGTCGAGCACGCCGAAGCCGGCATCGCGGTGTCGGTGCCCGCGCTCGCCGCCAACCCGCCCGCGCTGCGTCACCGCATCATCCGCCACGTCGTCGCGAGCGAGTTCGGCGTGAGCCTCACCCGCACCCAGACCCTTGAGGTCGCCCGGCTCGTCACCGACTGGCGTGGCCAGGGCCCGATCGACCTCCCCGGATGCCGCGCCCACCGCCGCGGGGCGCGGGTGACCTTCACAGCGCTATCCGCGTGAACCCCGCCGGGGCATACACGCACGCGTGTCGGGCTGAAGGCCACGAGGGCAGTTCTCCCCATCGCCGCGTGGACGCGGATCGCACAAGATGGATACGAAAGAGCGGAGACGACGGTGAGCGATCTGAGGGTCGACGAAGAACACCTGCGTGCCGCTGTGACACAACTGAACTCGGCCAGCACTCCCGTGGCGGGCGCGTGCGACGCCACCGATGCGTGCGGCTCGACAACGGTCGAAGCGGCGCTCGGTGAGGTCGAGACGATCGTGAGGGGCGCGCTGGCCGCACTCGTCGACGTGGCGACGCGGGCTTCGGCTGACGTGTCGACTGCCGCTCAGGTCTTCGACGATGCGGATACCTCACTCGCGCAGGGCAGATCAGGCGGAGGGGTGCGATGAGCCTGCCCATGATCGACGGCGACCCGGCCCAGGGCGATCCCGACGGCATCCGTGGCCTCGCGCAGATCTTCACACACCGTTCCTCCGACCTCACCGAGCGTTCGTCGCACACCTCGTCGGCTTCCGCCGAGCTCGGCTCCACCAAGTCCGAGACCACGGGCGCACTCGTCGCGCGCACGTCGCTGCTCACGCAACGCTTCAGCGAGGCGTCGACCGCCAGCCTCGACGCGGCACGCATCCTCAACGACTACGCATCCAGCCTCGACGGCTTGAAGGCGCTCGCCGCGCGTCGGTTGCAGACGGCGTCCGACTTGTATGACCGGTTGCAGCGGCGACGCCACGAAGCGATGAACCAAGCCTCGGAGGCTGTCGTGGGATGGGCGATCCCGTGGGACCAGGTCATCTCGTCGAGCATCTACCTCTCAGATCGTGGCTACCTGACAGCACCGCGCGCAGCCTCCCGGGGGGCCTGGCGGCGGCGACGTCGGTATGGGCGGGCGACCTGAGCGCGCTCACCGCGGCATCCATCGCGAGCCTCGGCGATCCGAAGACGATCCGCGAGGTCTGGAACGCGCTGAGGCCCGCGCAGCGGGAGAAGCTGACGTCTGCCGACCCGCTGGTGATCGGAAACCTCGACGGCATCCCGCTGCGCGACCGTGTCACGGCGAATCGGATCAGTATCCAGAACGAGATCGCGCGTCGTCGATCCGAAGTCGACGATCTGCAGAAGCAGATCGACCCTACGTCGTCCGCCATCGGGTCGTACTACGGGCCGATCGATCCGCAGACCGGTGACATCCCGGCCTGGGTGAAGCACACTGCCGTATCGGTGCCGGGCACCGGAGCCAACATGGCGGACTTCTCCGAAAGTCGCGCGCAGGACCTCTACTTGGCGTCCGGCTACGACTCGGCGGTGTTCCAGTGGGCGGGCGGCGCGTTCCCGCAGACGATTCCCGAAGCGACGCAGGCGTCGTACTCCGAGAAGCTCGCGCCTCGCCTCGCGTCGTTCGTCGACTCCGTGAACGTGTCCTCCGGTCCGAACACGGCCCACGTGCCGCACTACTCGATGATGGCTCGACACGATGCCGTCGTCGGCCTGATCCAGGGCAACAACGGCGATTGGAATGCCATCCACGGCCAGTCGCCGCTGAACGCGCCCTCCGTGACGCGGCTGGAGACGGGGTTCGTGGATGCGAGCGATCACGGCAAAGGCGACATGGAGAGTACGGGCGTGATCGACAGTCACAGCAAGGTCTTCACCCGCGGTTCGACGTCATTCGACAACATGGTGGCCGTGATCACGGGGTCCCAAGCCGAGCTCTGCGCCCCCGACGACCTCGTCAACACCTACAGTGGGGCGGGCCCGGTGTTCATCGATGGAGTCGATAGCCCGGACTACAGCCCGCACTATATCGAGGTCAAATGAACAGGCGCCGTCTCCTCGTCCTGGCCGCGGTCGTCGCGGCATCCATCTCCTTGGGAGGTTGCATGTCCCCCCCGCAGCACAGCCGACTCGACGACTACCGTGCTCAGGCGGAGAAGCTCAGTGACGAGCTGATCGCCACCATCCCTGCGACCCTCGCCGGCACGACGGGCGCGTTGAATTCCCGCATGACGCTCGGCGCCGACATCTCGTCGCATGAGGACGCGGACGCGCCGGCGTGGTGGAACGTCGACCGCTCGGTCACCCCCGCTCCCGTCGCGAACGCGGCGAAGGATGTGGCGGCGGCCATGGCCGCCCACCTCACCGCCGGAGGCTGGTCGGAGAAGAACGTCCGCGCCGACGGCGAGCGAACGATCGACGGCTACCGCAAGGACGGGTGGTATGTGGAGATCGCGTGGTATTCCACGGCTCCCGGCAAGGCCGAAGCCCTCGATCTCGCCATCGTGAGTCCCCAAACCGTCCGCGGCGATCACTAGCGTCCAACCGGTGAGCGACGCGCGCCTAAAATCGAGGAATGCGCGCAGCCGACATCGCTGACCAGTTGTCCACCGTCCTCGTCACCGAGGAACAGATCCACGAGAAGCTCGGCGAGCTGGCTCAGCGCGTCGAGGCCGACTATGCCGGGAAGGACCTGCTGCTGATCGGCGTGCTGAAGGGCGCCGTCATGGTGATGGCCGACTTCTCCCGCAAGCTCCGCCGCGACGTGGTCATCGACTGGATGGCCGTCTCGTCCTACGGTGCCGGTACCAGGTCCAGCGGCGTGGTGCAGATCCGAAAGGACCTCGACACCGACCTCACCGGCAAGCACGTGTTGATCGTCGAGGACATCATCGACTCGGGCCTCACCCTCAGCTGGCTGCTGGAGAACTTCGCGTCGCGCGGTGCGGCATCGATCGAGATCCTGGCGCTGCTGCGCAAGCCCGAAGCGGCCAAGGTAGAGATCGACTGCCGCTACGTCGGCTTCGACATCCCCACCGACTTCGTCGTCGGCTACGGCCTCGACTACGACGAGCGCTTCCGCAACCTCCGCGACGTCGCCGTGCTCGCGCCGCACGTCTACAGCTGACACCGGCGGGGCGTTTCGACTCGCTGCGCTCGCTCAACGACCGGGGGTGCGCGGCGCTCCCGGTTCGCCTGTGGCGAATGCACAGACGCCCCATAGTCCCCGCGCGGTACCCTGAGCGGATCATGGACTTCAAGAAGCTCAGCCGCAACCCGTTCGTCTACGTGTTGCTCATCGGCGCCCTGTTGCTGATCGGCATGTCGCTGATCTCGACGCTCACCGGGGCCAAGCAGATCACGACGCAGGAGGGTCTGAACCTCCTGAAGGGCGGCACCGTCACACAGGTGACGAACACCGACGGCGACCAGAGGGTGGACATGACCCTGTCCGCGCCGTTCCAGGGCGCCAACCAGGTGCAGTTCTACTACGTCGGCGCGCGCGCCAGCGAGGTCGTCTCGGCCGTGGATGCCGCGACCCCGAAGGACGGCTACAACGACGTCGTCCCGCGCACCACCTTCTTCGAGAGCCTGCTGTCGCTGCTCATCCCCATCCTGTTGCTGGGTCTGCTCTTCTGGTTCTTCTTCTCCGCGGCCCAGGGCGGCAACAGCAAGGTCATGCAGTTCGGCAAGTCGCGCGCGAAACTCGTGACGAAGGAGACCCCGACGGTCACCTTCGCCGATGTCGCCGGTGCCGACGAGGCCATCGAGGAGATGCAGGAGATCAAGGACTTCCTGAAGGACCCGGCGAAGTTCCAGGCGGTCGGCGCCCGCATCCCGAAGGGCGTGCTGCTGTACGGCCCTCCCGGAACCGGTAAGACCCTGCTCGCGCGCGCCGTCGCCGGCGAGGCCGGCGTGCCGTTCTACTCCATCTCCGGCTCCGACTTCGTCGAGATGTTCGTGGGCGTCGGCGCGAGCCGCGTGCGCGACCTGTTCAACCAGGCCAAGGAGAACGCCCCGGCGATCATCTTCATCGACGAGATCGACGCCGTCGGCCGCCACCGCGGCGCAGGCATGGGCGGCGGTCACGACGAGCGCGAGCAGACGCTCAACCAGATGCTCGTCGAGATGGACGGCTTCGACCCGAAGGCCTCGGTGCTGGTCATCGCCGCCACGAACCGCCCCGACATCCTCGACCCGGCGCTGCTGCGCCCGGGCCGCTTCGACCGTCAGATCGGCGTGGATGCCCCCGACCTCAAGGGTCGCCAGCGCATCCTCGAGGTGCACGGCCGCGGCAAGCCGCTCTCGCCCTCGGTCGACCTCGCCGTCATCGCGCGCAAGACGCCCGGCTTCACCGGTGCCGACCTCGCGAACGTGCTGAACGAGGCCGCGCTGCTCACGGCGCGCTCCAACGCGCAGCTCATCGACATGCGCGCACTCGACGAGGCCATCGACCGCGTCATCGCCGGTCCGCAGCGTCGCACGCGCATCATGAAGGACAAGGAGAAGCTCATCACCGCGTACCACGAGGGTGGTCACGCCCTCGCGGCGGCGGCGATGAACAACACCGACCCGGTCACGAAGGTCACGATCCTCCCGCGCGGCAAGGCCCTCGGTTACACGATGGTGCTGCCGCTGGAGGACAAGTACTCGGTCACCCGCAACGAGCTGCAGGACCAGCTCACCTACGCCATGGGTGGCCGTGTCGCGGAGGAGATCGTCTTCCACGACCCGACCACCGGTGCGAGCAACGACATCGAGAAGGCCACCGGCATCGCCCGCAAGATGGTCACCGAGTACGGCATGACCACCGATGTCGGACCCGTCAAGCTCGGCTCGTCGTCCGGCGAGGTCTTCATGGGCCGCGACATGGGTCACGGCCGTGACTTCTCCGAGCGCATCGCCGAGCGCGTCGACAAGCAGGTGCGCGATCTCATCGAGCAGGCCCACAACGAGGCCTACGAGGTGATCAACGCCAACCGCGACATCCTCGACAAGCTCGCCCTCGCCCTCCTGGAGAAGGAGACGCTCGACCACCTCGAGCTCGCCGAGATCTTCCGCGACGTCAAGAAGCTGCCGCCGCGCCCCCAGTGGCTCTCCAGCGACGACCGCCCCGTCTCGATGCTGCCGCCGGTGGACGTGCCCCGTCGTCAGGACGAGGCCGGGCTGGCCGCGGCATCCGTCGCGGAGGAGCAGCCCGCGGCGCAGACGGCGGCGCAGCGACGTCCGAGCGGGCAGGCGCGCCCCGCCACCGCCTAGGCTCGTGACGTGGCCGTCGATCGAGACCGCGTCGCCGCCGCCGTGCGCGACATCCTCGTCGCGATCGGGGAGGACCCCGACCGCCCGGGGCTGAAGGCGACCCCGCAGCGGGTCGCCGACGCCTACGCCGACTTCTTCTCCGGGGTGGGGCAGGATGCCGCCGAGCCGCTGGCCCACACCATCAGCGTCTCGCGCGGGCCGGCGCCCGACACGCTGCCCTCCGGTGCGGTGCTGCTGCG
The DNA window shown above is from Microbacterium laevaniformans and carries:
- a CDS encoding inorganic diphosphatase codes for the protein MGAYDAVIEIPRGSRVKYEVDHGTGRVFLDRVLFTPMGYPANYGFFEDTLGEDGDPLDVLLLLDRDLYPGVMAKVRPVAVLKMLDEAGGDDKVVAVLAKDPRWAHIQDVDDLDEWTKGEIGHFFEHYKDLEPGKWVKVDQWAGAEEAERLVAEAFQRFQDEGAQTATQGEGHAPKTI
- the tilS gene encoding tRNA lysidine(34) synthetase TilS encodes the protein MDAVDHRPSLDPAVAEIRRAVRAVLATVSGPVLVGLSGGADSLALADAVAFEAPKAGVTASAAIIDHGLQAGSDRVAARAAAVAEERGLPARVIRVEVGAEGGPEAAARDARRAALLAAAKDAGAEAILLAHTLDDQAETVLVGLARGSGAASLGGMSPDRVEDGIRILRPLLDVRRATTRAACTAAGLPPWEDPHNLDRRFLRVRVRQDVMPVLEAELGPGVAEALARTSDQLREDAAAFAEMIDETIEDIVEHAEAGIAVSVPALAANPPALRHRIIRHVVASEFGVSLTRTQTLEVARLVTDWRGQGPIDLPGCRAHRRGARVTFTALSA
- a CDS encoding type VII secretion target; this encodes MSDLRVDEEHLRAAVTQLNSASTPVAGACDATDACGSTTVEAALGEVETIVRGALAALVDVATRASADVSTAAQVFDDADTSLAQGRSGGGVR
- a CDS encoding toprim domain-containing protein; its protein translation is MNRRRLLVLAAVVAASISLGGCMSPPQHSRLDDYRAQAEKLSDELIATIPATLAGTTGALNSRMTLGADISSHEDADAPAWWNVDRSVTPAPVANAAKDVAAAMAAHLTAGGWSEKNVRADGERTIDGYRKDGWYVEIAWYSTAPGKAEALDLAIVSPQTVRGDH
- the hpt gene encoding hypoxanthine phosphoribosyltransferase, which encodes MRAADIADQLSTVLVTEEQIHEKLGELAQRVEADYAGKDLLLIGVLKGAVMVMADFSRKLRRDVVIDWMAVSSYGAGTRSSGVVQIRKDLDTDLTGKHVLIVEDIIDSGLTLSWLLENFASRGAASIEILALLRKPEAAKVEIDCRYVGFDIPTDFVVGYGLDYDERFRNLRDVAVLAPHVYS
- the ftsH gene encoding ATP-dependent zinc metalloprotease FtsH is translated as MDFKKLSRNPFVYVLLIGALLLIGMSLISTLTGAKQITTQEGLNLLKGGTVTQVTNTDGDQRVDMTLSAPFQGANQVQFYYVGARASEVVSAVDAATPKDGYNDVVPRTTFFESLLSLLIPILLLGLLFWFFFSAAQGGNSKVMQFGKSRAKLVTKETPTVTFADVAGADEAIEEMQEIKDFLKDPAKFQAVGARIPKGVLLYGPPGTGKTLLARAVAGEAGVPFYSISGSDFVEMFVGVGASRVRDLFNQAKENAPAIIFIDEIDAVGRHRGAGMGGGHDEREQTLNQMLVEMDGFDPKASVLVIAATNRPDILDPALLRPGRFDRQIGVDAPDLKGRQRILEVHGRGKPLSPSVDLAVIARKTPGFTGADLANVLNEAALLTARSNAQLIDMRALDEAIDRVIAGPQRRTRIMKDKEKLITAYHEGGHALAAAAMNNTDPVTKVTILPRGKALGYTMVLPLEDKYSVTRNELQDQLTYAMGGRVAEEIVFHDPTTGASNDIEKATGIARKMVTEYGMTTDVGPVKLGSSSGEVFMGRDMGHGRDFSERIAERVDKQVRDLIEQAHNEAYEVINANRDILDKLALALLEKETLDHLELAEIFRDVKKLPPRPQWLSSDDRPVSMLPPVDVPRRQDEAGLAAASVAEEQPAAQTAAQRRPSGQARPATA